In Verrucomicrobiota bacterium, the DNA window TGCAACCCGTCCTTTCTTTAAACGCTTTGATCAGGCGATAGTATCTTCCGTGGCGCTCTTCGTTAACGGTTTGCACCCGGGCGGAGTAATCCACATGGGTGATGGCTGGGATGGTCGAGCGTTTCACGTTCACCCGCTTCCTCAAATCCGGATCTGCCATCAGGGTCTGCTCTTCTTCGGAAAGATCGTTTCTTATAGAGGTTTCGACGGGAGCTACGAGGAGCATATAAGGTGACGAATCCATCGCTTCAAAATAGTCGGACGTGTCTTCTTCAAGAACAGATGGTGCAAAGGGACGAAAGGATTCGCGGAATTTTATTTTCAGATTCATTCGGCTCTGCATATTGCTCGACCGGGGGTCGCCCAGTATACTTCGGCTTCCCAGTGCACGGGGTCCAAATTCCATTCGACCTAAAAACCAGCCAACGACCTTTCCCTCGGAAAGGTGGTCTACTATTTTCTCGAGTAGCGATGATTCAATATCCAGGTGTTTGTGGACGGCTCCTTCCGCGATGATTGCGTCTTCGATCACCTCGTTTGTCCAACGGGGTCCTAGCAGACTCCCTTGCATGGCATCCTCGGGCTGCACCTTTCTCTCCTTCCTCAGCAATTGATAATGAGTGAACAAAGCGGCTCCCAAAGCTCCGCCTGCATCGCCGGCTGCTGGCTGTATCCAAACGTCATCAAAAATCTTTTCCCGGAAGATTTTGCCGTTGGCTACGCAATTGAGCGCAACGCCACCAGCCAGGCATAATTTCTTCTTTCCGGTAATTTCTAGGGCGTGGAGAGCGAGCCCGCGTACCAGTTTTTCGGTTACAATTTGAACGCTTGCGGCGAGGTCCATGTGGACTTGCTCGAGCTGCTCCTCTGGTTGGCGGCGCTTAATACCGAACAGTTGTTCGAAAGCAGTGCCGGTCATGGTGAGGGCATAGGGGTAGGTAAAAAAATCCATGTTGAGCGCAAAAGAACCATCCGCCTTCAGGTCCACCAGCTTCTCGAGAATCAGATCAACAAAACGCGGCTTTCCATAGGGTGCCAGGCCCATGAGTTTGTATTCGCCGCTGTTTACCCGGAATCCAGTAAAATAAGTGAAAGCGCTGTACAATAAACCTACCGAGTGAGGGAAGCTGATGGTCTTCAGCATCTTTATGGAATTGCCTTCTCCCACTGCGATACTGGTGGTGTCCCATTCGCCGACACCGTCCAGGGTGAGGATTGCAGCCTCCTCGAATGGGCTGGGAAAGAACGCGCTGGCGGCGTGGGACATGTGATGCTCAATAAAAAGAATCGGACCCTTGTATTCTTTTTTCAGTGCTTTCCGAATTTCCCTTGGATGATGGAGTTTGGTTTTCAGCCATTGTGGAATTGCCTTTGAAAAGGATCTGAATCCGCGAGGTGCGTAGGCCAGGTATGTTTCGATTAAGCGGTCGAACTTCAACAAGGGTTTCTCATAAAAGGCGACGTAGTCGAGCGACTCGGCTTTCAACCCTGCTTCTTCCAGGCAATAGGCCACCGCTTGTGCAGGAAAGCCTTCGTCATGTTTTTTCCGGGTGAAACGTTCTTCCTGAGCCGCTGCTGTTATCTCGCCATTCTCTATTAGAGCTGCCGCGCTATCATGGTAAAAGGCCGAGATCCCGAGAATCGTTTTAGACATGCTTCATTTTTTTATACGGAATGTGGGTAATAAGGAGAATTTACTTTTCTCTCTTAAAACCTTTAAGCACCGGAGTCTCCGAAGCATACATGTCTCGAAAAGGTGTTTCGATTTGAGGAAGCAAGATGCCTGCACGAAATTCTTTTTGTTCATCCAGGAGTTGTTGAAACCGTTCGAGGTGACCTGGATCGCGAAGACGGTCTGACACTGCGATGACGGCCGGTGAACTTGGCATGGTTTCGGAGGGAGCTGAACCGTAGGTGGCTTGGATGTACCAAGCATAGGGTTCGCCAGTACTGATTCGTCCGCGTTCTATTTGTTCAGGAGAAAGATAGAAACGGAATCTATGTTCGCCGCGCTTCAAGGTGGCAGCTTCTATGTGGGTCCAATAGTAGTCGAGCCTCGGGTTGGTTGAAGTACCAAGGTTATGGGCTATACCGACACTGAGCGTGACATCGTCCAGAAATTCCCGGTTGGCAGCGGTGCGGTCGGAGTTGTTTGTAATCTCTACCCGAACTTCCATCGCCAACCAGCTATCCCCGCCAGTGGGTGGTCTTTCTTTGGAGAAACGTACGTCGGTGATCCGAAGGTCAGCTGATGGCTGCGCTCCGGCTGAGAGGATGAAAGTTGAAGGTAGAAGGACGAATGTTAGAAAACTTTTTAAGACAGAATTTAGAAAGTGATGCGGGGTGGACATGCGTTCTCAATAATTATTTTGTTGGAATGATAGGTTATTCCCGAGATGTGCGACAAGCCAAGACCAGCGTAGATGCTTGATGGTTCTTATTGCCCAAACTTCTTAAGTTGTTTCTTGGCTTCCTCCTCTACCTTTTCTTTCATTTCGGCGGCCTCCGCTTTTACTTTTTCTGCTATTCTGGCAGATTCCTCTTTTGCTTTTATGGTCATTGCTGCGGCTTCTGCCTTCGCTTTCTCCATGGCGGCCGCGCTTTCTACCTTGGCTTTTTCTGCTATCTCTGCCGCTTTTGCTTTTGCGTCGTCGACCACGGTATTTTCGGCAGCTTCCTGGACTTCTGGTGCTTCGCTGACGGCACTTTGCTCGGATGTTTTATCTCCTCCGCAAGCGGAAAAAAGAAATGCTGAAAGCCCATAGGCTGTGATAAGTATGGTTAGTTTTCTCATAAGACGTTTTTAATTATTGGTTTCACAGTATTAATCATTTGCCAGGTATGCAATCCTGAGGATTTGTAGGGCACGAACCGCTTGAAGAGAATAGACTTATTTCGCCTAACTTTGTTTTGCCCCCAAACCAATAACTGATACCTCATACTGGCAAACATGCTTCCTTTTAAAATCAGTGTATTGATCTTTGTGCGTAATGAGGCCGGTGAGTTGCTGTTGTTAAAGCGCAACAAAGAGCCAAACCGGGGTTGTTGGAGCCCGATTGGCGGGAAACTGGAAATGCCCAATGGAGAGTCGCCTTACGAATGCGCGATTCGCGAGGCCAGGGAGGAAACCCGCATGGAATTGACGGAAGATGACCTACACCTGTTTTGCATGATCTCAGAAAAGGGCTACGAAGGAAAAACTCACTGGCTGATGTTTCTCTTTGATTGCCTAAAGCCGATTGCCGGACTGCCGGTCGATTTCGACGAAGGGCAGTTTTCCTTCTTTAAAGAGTCCGATATTGACCACATTCCTGTTCCAGAAACCGATCGTAACCTATTGTGGGATATTTATCGCCAAGATCGGGCGGGGTTTACCGCGTTGCGGGCCAATTGCATAGGAGGCATGCCCGAAGATGTTGTGGTTGAGCAACACCTGAGCGGAGGGGAATTGGATCGATGCCAAAAATAAGAATTTTGAGTGTGGTTGTTTAACTATAAATAGTCGCAACTATTCAGATGTAGGTAGGGCTCGATCGCCGAGCGAGCCGTCGTGGAATCGGCGGTTTGAGCCTACCGCCCTACCCATTTCAGCGAAAGAATAAGGGTTAAATGCTGTAGGCCTGCAGTCGACCCTCGAGCCCTTGGAAAAACTCTAGCAACAGCCGCCACCCGGCGTGCAACAATCGGATTCTTCAACCCCGCAGACGTCTTTCGCGAGGCAGTCCGTGTGTTTCGTTGCCAGGACGAGAGTGACGGTATCGTCCTTAAACTCTATGCGCTCCAACGGAAATTGTGAGAGCACCGGGTGCTCGTATTCCACTTCGATTGGCAGCGCTTCGGTTGGGATCACGGGACGACCGTGCTCAAAGATTTGGAGGAACTTCTCGCAATCGATCCGATGATCCGTGTCATCTGCCACCCAGGCCTGAAGCAGGCATTTCCCCTCCATCCGGATGGTCCCACCACAGTCGACGAATTCTTTTTTAACAACCCCAATCTCCGTGATGTGAAAATGGCTCGGCATCAGTACGCCATCCGGCAGTTTGAAGAGGATTTGTTTGGCGCGATGCGGTTCGAGAGCAGTTTTGAGTTCGGAAATCGTCATAAGGTGTAATATTCGGATTTGCTAGAATCGCCAATTGATAATTCTTGTCAAGCGGAGCAACGAAGCAGCACAGGCATTGGTAATTCCGGGAGTAGAGTCCGGTTGTTCAGTCGAATGAGAACTCCACAAACCATAAATTTTGTCTTAAA includes these proteins:
- a CDS encoding carbamoyltransferase, coding for MSKTILGISAFYHDSAAALIENGEITAAAQEERFTRKKHDEGFPAQAVAYCLEEAGLKAESLDYVAFYEKPLLKFDRLIETYLAYAPRGFRSFSKAIPQWLKTKLHHPREIRKALKKEYKGPILFIEHHMSHAASAFFPSPFEEAAILTLDGVGEWDTTSIAVGEGNSIKMLKTISFPHSVGLLYSAFTYFTGFRVNSGEYKLMGLAPYGKPRFVDLILEKLVDLKADGSFALNMDFFTYPYALTMTGTAFEQLFGIKRRQPEEQLEQVHMDLAASVQIVTEKLVRGLALHALEITGKKKLCLAGGVALNCVANGKIFREKIFDDVWIQPAAGDAGGALGAALFTHYQLLRKERKVQPEDAMQGSLLGPRWTNEVIEDAIIAEGAVHKHLDIESSLLEKIVDHLSEGKVVGWFLGRMEFGPRALGSRSILGDPRSSNMQSRMNLKIKFRESFRPFAPSVLEEDTSDYFEAMDSSPYMLLVAPVETSIRNDLSEEEQTLMADPDLRKRVNVKRSTIPAITHVDYSARVQTVNEERHGRYYRLIKAFKERTGCSVLVNTSFNVRGEPIVNSPKDALRCFLSTGMDVLVMENCILLKTDQPPELIARYKGHEQSFDLD
- a CDS encoding NUDIX hydrolase, with the translated sequence MLPFKISVLIFVRNEAGELLLLKRNKEPNRGCWSPIGGKLEMPNGESPYECAIREAREETRMELTEDDLHLFCMISEKGYEGKTHWLMFLFDCLKPIAGLPVDFDEGQFSFFKESDIDHIPVPETDRNLLWDIYRQDRAGFTALRANCIGGMPEDVVVEQHLSGGELDRCQK
- a CDS encoding DUF6428 family protein, with protein sequence MTISELKTALEPHRAKQILFKLPDGVLMPSHFHITEIGVVKKEFVDCGGTIRMEGKCLLQAWVADDTDHRIDCEKFLQIFEHGRPVIPTEALPIEVEYEHPVLSQFPLERIEFKDDTVTLVLATKHTDCLAKDVCGVEESDCCTPGGGCC